A section of the Cuniculiplasma divulgatum genome encodes:
- a CDS encoding transcriptional regulator, whose translation MADVSLNPNEKKVYDAVKKLGAISDDKVKSADDIMKAAGVGKAIVTSALQTLATKGYVKRVARAKSAGYYALK comes from the coding sequence ATGGCCGATGTTAGCCTCAATCCCAACGAAAAGAAAGTTTACGATGCCGTAAAGAAACTTGGTGCAATTTCGGATGACAAGGTCAAATCTGCTGACGACATTATGAAAGCGGCGGGTGTGGGAAAGGCCATTGTGACTTCAGCGCTTCAGACGCTTGCAACCAAGGGGTACGTCAAGAGAGTTGCAAGGGCGAAAAGTGCCGGATATTACGCTCTTAAGTAA
- a CDS encoding hydroxymethylglutaryl-CoA synthase, producing MSGIVTYGSYIPRFRIKPEEIARVWGEDVDALKNGIYILSKSVPAPDEDVATISVEAARNAMKRKGIDPREIGAIYVGSESHPYAVKPTATIVASALGVDFSLFAADYEFACKAGTAGVQNVKAMVDSSMIKYGMAIGADTSQGAPGDVLEYTASAGGTAFVVGRENVIAEINSTLSVTSDTPDFWRREGQPYPSHGERFTGEPAYFRHTLSAARMMMERMKTEPVDYDYAVFHQPNGKFPSRAAKTLGFTEPQIKDGLLTPVIGNTYSASMMTGLSAVLDIAKPGDRILATSFGSGAGSDAFDLTVTDAIEEMDRQAAPTIKEMLSKVRWLDYAMYAKFKKKIVVGEGVE from the coding sequence ATGTCTGGAATAGTCACATACGGCTCCTACATTCCCCGGTTCAGGATAAAACCTGAGGAAATAGCCAGGGTATGGGGAGAGGACGTGGATGCCCTTAAAAACGGCATATACATATTGAGTAAATCCGTGCCAGCCCCCGATGAGGATGTTGCAACCATATCGGTTGAGGCTGCCAGGAATGCAATGAAAAGGAAGGGTATTGATCCCAGGGAAATTGGGGCGATATATGTAGGCTCTGAATCCCACCCATATGCCGTGAAGCCAACTGCAACAATAGTTGCGTCGGCACTTGGCGTTGACTTCTCTCTGTTTGCTGCTGATTATGAATTTGCATGCAAGGCAGGCACAGCCGGTGTTCAGAATGTCAAGGCAATGGTGGATTCCTCAATGATCAAGTACGGAATGGCAATAGGTGCTGACACATCACAGGGGGCGCCTGGTGATGTTCTGGAATATACGGCATCTGCCGGAGGAACTGCCTTTGTTGTTGGAAGGGAAAATGTCATTGCGGAGATCAACAGCACTCTTTCAGTCACTTCCGATACTCCGGATTTCTGGAGAAGGGAGGGCCAGCCATATCCTAGCCACGGAGAGAGATTCACAGGTGAACCCGCATATTTCAGGCATACGCTTTCTGCGGCCAGGATGATGATGGAGAGAATGAAAACGGAGCCCGTTGATTATGATTATGCGGTATTCCACCAGCCCAACGGGAAATTTCCGTCAAGAGCAGCCAAGACCCTGGGATTCACGGAACCCCAGATAAAGGATGGCCTTCTGACCCCAGTCATAGGGAACACATATTCTGCTTCCATGATGACCGGCCTTTCAGCGGTGCTTGATATCGCCAAACCTGGTGACAGGATACTGGCGACGTCATTCGGTTCCGGTGCAGGATCCGATGCGTTCGATCTCACCGTGACAGATGCAATAGAGGAGATGGACAGGCAGGCAGCTCCAACAATAAAGGAAATGCTGAGCAAGGTCAGGTGGCTGGACTACGCAATGTATGCAAAATTCAAGAAGAAAATAGTGGTAGGTGAAGGCGTTGAGTGA
- a CDS encoding thiolase domain-containing protein → MKALSDVYIIGAGETKFGELWERSLRELAVEAGLKAIENAGIFSRDIQVLYGSNSLAGIINGQENIGALISDFSGIAENHIPAIRVEASTASGGAAVRQASLAIKSGEYDVVMVGGVEKMTDVYGSEIIDLTSSVLDREWEAFFGATPASLAAITARKYMADFGVDKEALAMMSVNDHLNASKNPDAQFKNKISVEQAMGATPVAEPLNLMDCSPVSDGAAAIILASEKYVKKNKIDGIRIAGSADAQDYLAVHSRKSLYALDSARIAGKAALEKAHVKLEDISFAELHDSYSIYGLIELEELGFAERGHAKDLVFDDIKLGGRIPINPSGGLKAKGNPFGATGVGQFVEAYRQLKGKCGERQVKGPKYALLHSMAGTGSMSVVHIVGGE, encoded by the coding sequence GTGAAGGCGTTGAGTGATGTTTACATAATAGGGGCAGGAGAGACAAAGTTTGGTGAACTGTGGGAAAGATCTCTCAGGGAACTGGCAGTTGAGGCAGGACTGAAAGCCATCGAGAACGCCGGCATATTCTCAAGGGATATCCAGGTGCTCTACGGAAGCAACAGCCTTGCTGGCATAATCAATGGCCAGGAGAACATCGGCGCGCTCATTTCTGATTTCTCGGGAATTGCAGAGAATCATATCCCTGCAATTAGGGTCGAGGCATCCACAGCATCAGGCGGTGCTGCCGTGAGGCAGGCCAGCCTGGCAATCAAGTCAGGGGAATACGATGTGGTGATGGTTGGCGGTGTGGAGAAGATGACTGACGTATACGGCTCAGAGATAATAGACCTGACAAGCTCGGTTCTTGACAGGGAATGGGAGGCATTCTTCGGAGCTACTCCTGCATCTCTTGCTGCCATTACAGCCAGAAAATACATGGCCGACTTCGGTGTTGATAAGGAGGCACTTGCCATGATGTCTGTGAATGATCACCTGAATGCCTCAAAGAATCCGGATGCGCAGTTCAAGAACAAGATCAGCGTGGAGCAGGCAATGGGCGCAACTCCCGTGGCGGAACCGCTGAACCTTATGGACTGCAGCCCTGTCAGTGACGGTGCAGCTGCAATAATCCTTGCATCCGAAAAATACGTGAAGAAAAACAAGATTGATGGCATAAGGATTGCCGGTTCGGCGGATGCCCAGGACTATCTTGCCGTCCACAGCAGGAAATCTCTTTATGCACTGGATTCGGCAAGGATAGCTGGCAAAGCCGCTCTGGAGAAAGCCCACGTGAAGCTTGAAGATATATCATTTGCAGAACTGCATGATTCCTACAGTATTTACGGCCTTATCGAACTGGAGGAGCTTGGTTTTGCAGAGAGAGGGCATGCAAAGGACCTGGTATTCGACGACATAAAACTGGGAGGAAGGATTCCAATTAATCCGTCTGGTGGCCTCAAGGCCAAGGGAAACCCATTCGGAGCCACGGGAGTCGGGCAGTTTGTTGAAGCCTACAGGCAGCTAAAGGGCAAATGTGGGGAAAGACAGGTTAAGGGTCCAAAATATGCCCTACTGCACAGCATGGCCGGAACGGGTTCCATGTCTGTTGTACATATAGTGGGTGGTGAATAA
- a CDS encoding Zn-ribbon domain-containing OB-fold protein: protein MGEVSRFWRESVHRYRLMGNQCGNCKRIFFPPRDVCPICHRESIGKMKEFTLSGNGTIESFSVVHDVPPAFTRQRPYIIAIIRLDDGPSVTGQIVDSDPGEVEMGKRVTSVFRRVAQEGESGIIEYGYKFVLA, encoded by the coding sequence ATGGGAGAGGTTTCAAGGTTCTGGAGAGAATCGGTTCACAGATACAGGCTCATGGGCAATCAGTGCGGGAACTGCAAGAGGATATTTTTCCCGCCTCGTGACGTTTGCCCCATCTGCCACAGAGAATCCATCGGCAAGATGAAGGAATTCACGCTGTCCGGAAACGGGACAATAGAATCCTTCAGCGTGGTGCACGACGTCCCGCCGGCCTTTACCAGGCAGAGGCCATATATAATCGCAATAATAAGGCTGGATGACGGCCCCTCGGTGACCGGTCAGATAGTTGACAGTGATCCCGGGGAAGTTGAGATGGGAAAAAGAGTCACATCGGTATTCAGAAGGGTTGCCCAGGAAGGGGAATCGGGAATCATAGAATACGGATACAAGTTTGTCCTGGCATGA
- the purN gene encoding phosphoribosylglycinamide formyltransferase, whose protein sequence is MTGIVVFASGRGTTLQAIIEAVRGHRILASISAVISDHDDSGALERARISGIRAIFMDPSPGKEKFYAGIMRELAGISPEIIVLAGFMRIIPTEILLNFTAPVINLHPSLLPCFGGKGMYGIHVHSKVMESGARYSGCTVHFVTPDVDAGPIIVQKVAEVLDSDTPESLADRIRPLEHEAVVEAIQLVLSKNYIISGKRVIRKG, encoded by the coding sequence ATGACAGGTATTGTTGTTTTCGCTTCGGGCAGGGGCACAACACTTCAGGCTATTATTGAAGCAGTCAGGGGGCACCGGATACTGGCTTCCATTTCTGCAGTCATATCCGACCACGACGATTCGGGTGCACTTGAACGGGCCAGAATATCCGGAATAAGGGCAATTTTTATGGACCCATCGCCTGGAAAAGAGAAATTTTATGCCGGTATAATGCGGGAACTTGCCGGTATCAGCCCTGAAATAATAGTGCTGGCTGGATTCATGAGAATTATCCCAACTGAAATTCTCCTCAATTTCACGGCCCCTGTGATTAACCTTCACCCCTCACTTCTTCCCTGCTTTGGCGGTAAGGGCATGTATGGAATTCATGTGCACAGTAAGGTTATGGAGAGCGGAGCAAGATATTCTGGATGCACCGTGCATTTTGTGACACCTGATGTTGATGCCGGACCCATAATTGTCCAGAAAGTTGCGGAAGTGCTGGACAGTGATACTCCAGAAAGCCTGGCTGACAGAATCAGGCCACTGGAGCATGAGGCGGTTGTGGAGGCCATTCAGCTCGTCTTATCAAAGAATTACATTATCTCTGGAAAAAGGGTCATCAGAAAAGGATAA
- a CDS encoding replication factor C small subunit, whose product MIDIWTEKYRPRKLSDIVGQDEIIRKLQSFVRHRELPHLIFAGPAGVGKTTAALSVAIELFGEDWRDNFLELNASNERGIDVIRDNVKDFARIMPSNGLGFKIIFLDEADQLTPEAQAALRRTMELYSSATRFIFSCNYSSQIIPPIQSRTVVMRFRPIRPEDMKKRIEVIAKQENFTIDDDAMAAITEISEGDMRKALNILQTIKSSGEMTASRIYEISGMANPKQYKSLLSKALSGLFDDARETLDSMMIEQGLSGIDIVRGIHSVVRKELISPRQKLQIIMALGESEFRIVEGSSDTIQLDALMARLAYIGQEFN is encoded by the coding sequence ATGATAGACATATGGACGGAAAAATACAGACCCAGAAAGCTGTCAGATATTGTGGGGCAGGACGAAATAATCCGTAAGCTGCAGTCCTTTGTTAGGCACAGGGAACTGCCTCATCTAATATTTGCTGGCCCTGCTGGCGTTGGGAAAACTACCGCCGCACTGTCGGTGGCCATCGAGCTGTTTGGTGAGGACTGGAGAGACAATTTCCTTGAACTCAATGCATCAAATGAGAGAGGAATTGATGTTATCAGGGATAACGTGAAGGATTTTGCCAGGATAATGCCATCCAATGGGCTCGGGTTCAAGATAATATTTCTGGACGAGGCGGATCAGCTCACTCCCGAAGCACAGGCGGCGCTGAGGAGGACAATGGAGCTTTATTCGTCAGCGACGCGGTTTATCTTCTCATGCAACTATTCCTCCCAGATAATTCCGCCCATACAGTCAAGGACAGTTGTTATGCGTTTCAGGCCCATAAGGCCGGAAGACATGAAAAAGAGGATAGAGGTCATAGCGAAGCAGGAGAACTTTACCATAGACGATGATGCAATGGCAGCCATCACTGAAATATCTGAAGGGGATATGAGAAAGGCGTTGAACATTCTGCAGACCATAAAATCCTCGGGAGAAATGACAGCATCAAGAATTTACGAGATTTCCGGAATGGCCAACCCGAAGCAGTACAAATCCCTGCTTTCAAAGGCGCTCAGTGGCCTTTTTGATGATGCACGGGAAACCCTTGATTCAATGATGATTGAGCAGGGGCTTTCCGGAATTGACATTGTCAGGGGAATACATTCAGTGGTGAGGAAAGAGCTCATATCACCCAGGCAGAAACTTCAGATAATAATGGCCCTGGGTGAATCTGAGTTCAGGATTGTGGAGGGCTCCAGCGATACCATACAGCTCGACGCACTGATGGCCAGGCTTGCCTATATAGGCCAGGAATTCAATTAA
- a CDS encoding helicase-related protein translates to MTQNFLGGNIEPREYQINIFNSAREFNTLVVLPTGLGKTVIAAMLAEYILFEKNEKVLFLAPTRPLVMQHLATMKRLFSTHNIEISAFTGEIDNEDRLLLWTTSRLIISTPQVAENDLRNGLFDISRFGLIVFDEAHRATGNYAYSTIARHFLEARKRLVLGITASPGSDREKLDEITRTLGIERVIIKSEHDQDVEKYIGGIKIEVVKLELPQYIRNLLSTLKKVLRNITEKLREAGFMGSGNFSRSEMAKKITEVVQRARTEDSKLFGIIPYMSAAIRIDYLLEYLETQGIEIAWDYVSQILSGQDKTLRRTASILQKMPEFREFMNEFNSLMEEKPDNPKMITVLRLCEYRITENPDSRIIVFTHFRKTSDLLTEFLSTRSRKIRPVRFIGQSSKGEDAGIRQKDQDAIIRNFRENTYNVMVATSVAEEGLDIPSTDLVIFFEPVPSEIRSIQRRGRTGRTHAGDVKILMYMDTRDSAYYYSSIRKEARMKTNIERVSNSFHPESAPKKRNFNLDDFIN, encoded by the coding sequence GTGACGCAAAACTTCCTTGGAGGTAATATAGAGCCAAGGGAATATCAGATTAACATTTTTAATTCCGCCAGGGAGTTTAACACACTTGTTGTATTGCCCACCGGACTCGGGAAAACGGTAATTGCAGCCATGCTTGCGGAATACATTCTTTTCGAAAAAAATGAGAAAGTACTTTTTCTGGCCCCCACAAGGCCGCTGGTAATGCAGCACCTTGCAACAATGAAAAGGCTTTTCAGCACCCATAATATTGAAATCTCGGCTTTTACGGGAGAAATAGACAATGAGGATAGGCTACTGCTGTGGACAACTTCCAGATTGATTATATCAACACCCCAGGTGGCAGAGAATGATCTGAGGAATGGCCTCTTCGATATATCCCGCTTCGGTCTCATTGTGTTTGATGAAGCCCACAGGGCAACCGGGAACTACGCCTACTCAACGATTGCAAGGCACTTCCTGGAGGCCAGGAAGAGGCTTGTGCTTGGGATCACAGCAAGTCCTGGAAGCGATAGGGAAAAGCTCGACGAAATAACCCGAACCCTGGGAATTGAACGCGTGATCATCAAGAGCGAGCATGACCAGGATGTGGAGAAATACATCGGTGGAATAAAAATAGAAGTAGTAAAACTGGAGCTCCCACAATATATCAGGAATCTCTTGTCCACACTTAAGAAGGTGCTCAGGAACATTACTGAAAAACTTAGGGAGGCTGGATTCATGGGCTCAGGCAATTTTTCCCGCAGCGAAATGGCCAAGAAGATCACAGAGGTAGTTCAGAGAGCCAGGACTGAAGACAGTAAGCTTTTCGGCATAATTCCATACATGTCAGCTGCCATCAGAATAGATTACCTGCTGGAATACCTTGAAACACAGGGAATAGAAATCGCGTGGGACTATGTTTCCCAGATACTGTCTGGCCAGGACAAGACCCTGAGGAGAACAGCTTCCATACTTCAGAAGATGCCGGAATTCAGGGAATTCATGAATGAATTCAATTCACTTATGGAAGAGAAGCCTGACAATCCGAAAATGATCACCGTCCTGAGACTCTGTGAGTATAGAATAACAGAGAATCCGGATTCCAGAATCATAGTATTCACCCATTTCAGGAAGACCTCAGATCTTCTCACCGAATTTCTTTCCACCAGATCCCGGAAAATCAGGCCGGTGAGGTTCATTGGGCAGTCCAGCAAAGGTGAGGATGCCGGCATAAGGCAGAAGGATCAGGATGCCATAATAAGGAATTTCAGGGAGAACACATATAATGTTATGGTCGCCACAAGCGTGGCTGAGGAAGGCCTGGATATACCCTCAACAGATCTTGTAATATTTTTTGAGCCAGTTCCTTCTGAAATCAGGAGCATTCAGCGCAGAGGAAGAACCGGCAGGACCCATGCAGGTGATGTCAAAATACTGATGTACATGGATACAAGGGACAGTGCCTATTACTATTCAAGCATAAGAAAGGAGGCAAGAATGAAAACAAACATCGAGAGGGTTTCCAATTCATTTCATCCCGAATCTGCGCCAAAGAAGAGAAATTTCAACCTTGATGACTTCATTAATTGA
- a CDS encoding site-specific integrase, translating into MTMQPKYQELLLDDDVRRWYENLRAKSVLTATVALRNLGHYCELTHTDTKEILRKAKANEKNFRYEFTDFVRKMEKEGKAGSYIARFKKVILSWLKFNDIGLQLTVNISGENETPTIVNERVPGKDELARILRKATSRGRAAIGIMAFSGLRPESLGDYEGTDGLKLGDIKELRISDEIQFEKTPAMIVVKNKLSKARHQYFSFIGEEGGTYIKEYLEERRKQGEELTYESPLLQFDVRGVRKNAFLRTTLVTRDIREAIENSGLRMRPYVMRAYFSTALDIAEAKGLISHPWRQFIMGHKGDIEARYSTNKRLPPDVIEEMREAYRKSTKFLETRYSELEEDKARLYLQQQLLSAVGYKQEEIDKMDLTDISSDDFQKLLRDKVAGAMASNGSKQRLVPMNEIEKLLGEGYEFQAVLPNGKAIMKMPF; encoded by the coding sequence ATGACCATGCAGCCGAAGTACCAGGAACTGCTTCTTGACGATGATGTGAGAAGGTGGTACGAGAACCTGAGGGCAAAGTCTGTACTGACGGCAACAGTGGCATTAAGAAATCTTGGCCACTATTGTGAGCTTACCCATACCGATACGAAGGAAATCCTGAGGAAGGCAAAAGCCAACGAGAAGAATTTCAGATATGAATTCACAGATTTTGTCCGGAAGATGGAAAAAGAAGGCAAGGCAGGATCATACATAGCGAGATTTAAGAAGGTCATACTTTCATGGCTGAAGTTTAACGATATCGGTTTGCAGTTAACCGTTAACATATCCGGGGAGAACGAAACACCGACAATCGTTAACGAAAGGGTGCCCGGCAAAGATGAACTGGCAAGAATACTCAGAAAAGCCACATCAAGAGGGAGAGCTGCCATAGGCATTATGGCTTTTTCTGGGCTGAGACCTGAATCCCTAGGAGATTACGAAGGCACAGACGGATTGAAACTTGGCGACATCAAAGAATTACGTATATCTGATGAAATACAGTTCGAAAAGACCCCTGCAATGATTGTGGTGAAAAACAAGCTGAGCAAGGCAAGGCACCAGTACTTCAGCTTCATCGGTGAGGAAGGAGGTACCTACATCAAAGAATATCTTGAAGAAAGAAGGAAACAGGGCGAAGAGCTGACCTACGAGTCTCCATTGTTGCAGTTCGATGTCAGGGGAGTAAGGAAGAACGCATTCCTGAGAACCACCCTTGTTACCAGGGATATAAGGGAAGCAATAGAAAACTCAGGCCTGAGGATGCGCCCATATGTCATGAGAGCGTATTTCTCAACGGCACTGGACATAGCAGAGGCAAAGGGCCTGATATCCCATCCATGGAGACAGTTCATCATGGGCCACAAGGGAGACATAGAAGCAAGATACTCAACGAACAAACGGCTACCTCCTGATGTGATCGAGGAGATGAGAGAGGCTTACAGGAAGAGCACGAAATTCCTTGAGACCAGATACAGCGAGCTTGAGGAGGACAAGGCTCGATTATATTTGCAGCAGCAACTCCTATCAGCAGTTGGCTACAAACAGGAGGAGATTGACAAAATGGATCTCACCGACATAAGCAGCGACGACTTCCAGAAGCTACTCAGGGACAAGGTGGCAGGAGCCATGGCCAGCAACGGCTCGAAGCAGAGACTTGTTCCCATGAATGAGATAGAGAAACTGCTAGGCGAAGGATACGAGTTCCAGGCAGTCCTGCCAAACGGAAAGGCTATAATGAAAATGCCGTTTTAG
- a CDS encoding ParA family protein, with translation MIISIANQKGGCGKTTTAVNLGSVLARKHKVLLIDIDPQGNLTTSFGVNKGELNRTMYDVMLDGGLEKAILRKDSIDIVPSIIDLAGAEVQLSGRMGREYILANELRKLSRQYDFIIIDTPPSLGVFTINALVASDYVLIPVQAEFFALEGLTQLLSVVDLVNTRLGRTLKVLGMVVTMFNSRTKSSNEVLEDVRKHYSKHLFRTIIPRNVTVTDSTMTGEPVVIYRKDASASKSYVELAKEVENRLRVKR, from the coding sequence ATGATCATCTCAATCGCCAACCAGAAGGGAGGTTGCGGAAAAACCACAACCGCAGTAAACCTTGGCTCAGTACTGGCAAGAAAACACAAGGTGCTGCTTATTGACATCGACCCGCAGGGCAATCTTACAACCTCTTTTGGCGTGAATAAGGGTGAACTGAACCGGACGATGTACGATGTGATGCTTGATGGAGGCCTTGAGAAAGCCATACTCAGGAAAGACAGCATCGACATTGTTCCAAGCATAATAGACCTGGCAGGTGCAGAAGTGCAATTATCGGGCAGGATGGGCAGGGAATACATCCTTGCCAACGAACTCAGGAAGCTGTCAAGGCAATACGACTTCATCATTATAGACACACCGCCGAGTCTTGGCGTATTCACCATAAACGCACTGGTAGCTTCTGATTACGTTCTGATACCAGTGCAGGCAGAGTTCTTTGCTCTTGAAGGTCTCACACAGCTACTCAGCGTTGTGGATCTCGTGAACACGAGGCTTGGTCGAACACTGAAAGTACTGGGAATGGTCGTAACCATGTTCAATTCAAGAACAAAATCATCGAATGAGGTGCTTGAGGATGTCAGGAAGCATTACTCGAAGCACCTGTTCAGGACCATAATACCGAGAAATGTTACCGTGACTGATTCAACCATGACCGGAGAGCCAGTGGTAATTTACAGGAAGGATGCTTCTGCCTCAAAATCTTACGTTGAGCTTGCAAAAGAGGTTGAAAACAGGTTAAGGGTGAAACGATGA
- a CDS encoding recombinase family protein yields the protein MTLAFAYVRASTIEEVRQGSNERQKEAIRQYTARKGYELEIFEDKAKSGRNTLRPEFEKMLKSLDRRPNIVIVSKIDRFARSLSDLLRTLEYLDQNGAGFVSVNDSGIDTTTPNGRLLLQILGAFAEFERNMINSRTKAGREQAQSRGVKFGRPALKTRNGSFIDRRKVMELKQKGLSARAIAKSLECSITPILRILRENR from the coding sequence ATGACACTCGCTTTCGCCTATGTCAGGGCAAGCACCATAGAAGAGGTCAGGCAGGGCTCAAACGAGAGGCAGAAGGAGGCAATCAGGCAGTATACAGCCCGGAAAGGCTACGAATTAGAGATATTTGAAGACAAGGCGAAGTCAGGCAGGAATACGCTGAGACCAGAATTCGAGAAGATGCTCAAATCGCTTGACAGGAGGCCCAATATTGTTATTGTTTCCAAGATCGACAGGTTTGCCCGATCCCTGTCCGATCTGCTGAGAACGCTTGAATATCTTGACCAGAATGGCGCAGGATTCGTCAGCGTCAATGACTCAGGCATAGATACCACAACACCCAACGGAAGGCTCCTGCTGCAAATTCTGGGCGCATTCGCTGAATTTGAGAGGAACATGATCAATTCAAGAACAAAGGCAGGCAGGGAACAGGCACAGAGCAGGGGTGTCAAATTCGGAAGACCTGCACTGAAGACCAGAAACGGGAGCTTCATAGACCGAAGAAAGGTAATGGAGTTGAAGCAAAAGGGATTATCAGCAAGAGCCATAGCGAAGTCCCTTGAATGCTCCATCACTCCGATACTGAGGATTCTGAGGGAAAACCGCTGA
- a CDS encoding orc1/cdc6 family replication initiation protein: MSMKDPISFVEEKVKERAKETSNIKSAIIFDMDFKPPRILIRSELNKVTNDLADYVNLNLPRHIIIYGSKGSGKTLSALTIASAFRESKSIPFFYVNARENPTSIKIYRKLTRIDSRGHDIDEVKSRFDAMLSGKSIVILDEVDFLQDYDILYHLTRHTRANLILLTQKVYWYKDMNDESVKSSLQPDHIVFHEYSSEEIREILKMRADEGLNKYDKESLGLLSAMLVRDYRSDARIGIKALEIIGRLNEWDDESVRTALKQAYVEVEGETLKNLGDRDLLILAALIKNQDTNRAYSEVSASGNMLLRGVSKSTFFQSVNYLQNLGLITLIKKKIGRYYTMESQILLSDASIVSGELRKRL, encoded by the coding sequence ATGTCCATGAAAGATCCAATATCGTTTGTGGAGGAGAAGGTGAAGGAGAGAGCCAAAGAGACAAGCAACATCAAGAGTGCAATAATCTTCGACATGGACTTCAAGCCGCCAAGAATCCTCATAAGAAGCGAACTTAACAAGGTAACAAACGATCTCGCGGACTACGTGAACCTGAACCTTCCAAGGCACATAATCATCTATGGTTCCAAGGGCTCCGGTAAGACCCTGAGTGCGCTGACAATAGCATCGGCTTTCAGGGAAAGCAAATCCATACCGTTTTTCTACGTAAACGCAAGAGAAAACCCCACGTCAATAAAGATTTACCGCAAGCTGACGAGAATTGACAGCAGAGGTCACGACATAGATGAGGTGAAGAGCAGATTCGATGCCATGCTTTCCGGAAAGTCCATCGTTATCCTTGACGAAGTAGATTTTCTCCAGGACTATGACATATTATATCACTTGACCAGACACACCAGGGCCAATCTTATCCTTTTGACGCAGAAGGTATACTGGTACAAGGACATGAACGATGAGAGCGTCAAGAGCTCATTGCAGCCGGATCACATCGTATTCCATGAATACAGTTCGGAAGAGATCAGGGAAATATTGAAAATGAGAGCCGACGAGGGGCTTAACAAATACGACAAGGAGTCTCTGGGTTTATTGTCTGCGATGCTTGTGAGGGACTACAGGAGCGACGCAAGGATAGGCATCAAGGCGCTGGAAATCATCGGCAGGCTGAACGAGTGGGACGATGAGTCCGTAAGAACTGCCCTGAAGCAGGCCTACGTGGAAGTGGAGGGCGAAACGCTGAAGAACCTCGGAGATCGGGATCTGCTGATACTGGCAGCCCTGATCAAGAACCAGGATACGAACAGGGCGTATTCCGAAGTTTCAGCGTCAGGCAACATGCTCCTCAGGGGAGTGAGCAAATCAACATTCTTCCAGAGCGTGAACTACCTGCAGAATCTTGGTCTCATTACTCTGATAAAGAAGAAGATAGGCAGATATTATACAATGGAGTCACAAATATTATTATCCGATGCGTCTATTGTATCTGGAGAACTAAGAAAGAGGCTATGA